One genomic region from Streptomyces sp. NBC_00457 encodes:
- a CDS encoding IclR family transcriptional regulator: MARNIQSLERAAAMLRLLAGGERRLGLSDIASSLGLAKGTAHGILRTLQQEGFVEQDDNSGRYQLGAELLRLGTTYLDVHELRARALVWADDLARSSGESVYLGVLHQQGVLIVHHVFRPDDSRQVLEIGAMQPLHSTALGKVLSAYDPVAHSEVLEADRKAFTDRTVCELDSFEQILDVTRARGYAADVEETWEGVASIAAPIHDRRRMPVGAVGVTGAVERLCRDGEVRPELIAAVRDCARAVSRDLGAGRF; the protein is encoded by the coding sequence ATGGCACGGAACATCCAGTCGCTCGAACGGGCGGCCGCGATGCTGCGGCTGCTCGCGGGCGGCGAGCGACGGCTCGGCCTGTCGGACATCGCCTCATCCCTGGGCCTCGCCAAAGGCACCGCCCACGGCATCCTGCGCACCCTCCAGCAGGAGGGCTTCGTCGAGCAGGACGACAACTCCGGGCGCTACCAGCTGGGCGCCGAGCTGCTCCGCCTGGGCACCACCTACCTGGACGTGCACGAACTGCGGGCCCGCGCCCTGGTGTGGGCGGACGACCTGGCCCGCTCCAGCGGCGAGAGCGTCTATCTGGGCGTCCTGCACCAGCAGGGCGTGCTGATCGTGCACCACGTCTTCCGGCCCGACGACAGCCGGCAGGTCCTGGAGATCGGCGCGATGCAGCCCCTGCACTCCACGGCCCTCGGCAAGGTCCTGTCGGCCTACGACCCGGTCGCGCACAGCGAGGTGCTGGAGGCCGACCGCAAGGCGTTCACGGACCGGACGGTGTGCGAGCTCGACAGCTTCGAGCAGATCCTCGACGTGACCCGCGCGCGTGGCTACGCGGCGGACGTCGAGGAGACCTGGGAGGGCGTCGCCTCCATCGCCGCCCCCATCCACGACCGGCGGCGCATGCCGGTCGGCGCGGTCGGTGTCACCGGCGCCGTGGAACGGCTGTGCCGGGACGGCGAGGTGCGGCCCGAGCTGATCGCGGCGGTGCGGGACTGCGCCCGCGCGGTCTCCCGGGATCTGGGCGCCGGGCGGTTCTGA
- a CDS encoding FadR/GntR family transcriptional regulator: protein MAVTDEAIEKIKGMIVSGALRPGDRLPKESELASELGLSRNSLREAVRALSLIRILDVRQGDGTYVTSLDPQLLLEALSFVVDFHRDDTVLEFLAVRRILEPAATAMAASRVSEQQLDALSAQLDKLGDAPSVEELVASDLDFHRGIVQGSGNSVLCSLLDGLSGPTTRARIWRGLTQEDAVSRTLHEHRMILAALRDRDAEAARSWATVHIASVEQWLRSTL, encoded by the coding sequence ATGGCAGTCACCGACGAGGCGATCGAAAAGATCAAGGGCATGATCGTCTCCGGCGCGCTGCGCCCGGGCGACCGGCTGCCCAAGGAGAGCGAGCTCGCCTCCGAACTGGGGCTGTCCCGCAACTCCCTGCGGGAGGCCGTGCGCGCCCTGTCCCTGATCCGCATCCTGGACGTGCGCCAGGGCGATGGCACGTACGTCACCAGCCTCGATCCGCAACTCCTCCTGGAGGCACTGAGCTTCGTCGTCGACTTCCACCGCGACGACACGGTCCTGGAGTTCCTGGCCGTACGCCGCATCCTGGAGCCGGCCGCGACGGCGATGGCCGCCTCGCGGGTCAGCGAGCAGCAACTGGACGCGCTGTCGGCCCAGTTGGACAAGCTCGGCGACGCGCCGTCGGTCGAGGAACTGGTCGCGTCTGACCTGGACTTCCACCGGGGCATCGTGCAGGGCTCGGGCAACTCGGTGCTCTGCTCGCTCCTCGACGGCCTCTCGGGGCCCACCACCCGCGCCCGTATCTGGCGCGGGCTGACCCAGGAGGACGCGGTCAGCCGCACGCTGCACGAGCACCGGATGATCCTCGCGGCCCTGCGGGACCGGGACGCGGAGGCGGCGAGGTCGTGGGCGACGGTGCATATCGCGAGCGTGGAGCAGTGGCTCCGGTCCACGTTGTGA
- a CDS encoding SMP-30/gluconolactonase/LRE family protein — protein sequence MAPTHRSFAHGPTRRRLLTAGAATAGAVLAGATTASASGKSWPTVIPLPDGFRPEGITIGGGPYAYLGSLGDGSIYRADLRTGKGGIISTGPGTPSVGLKLDDRGRLFVAGRGQGARVVDARSGAIIASYVLTTATPTFANDVFLTPRTAWFTDSYQPALYALPLGRRGALPDADDIVTLTLSGDWSQVPGEVVNANGITRTPDGSALLVVQSGVGALHRVDPKTGVTKIVDLGDAAPLTNGDGLLLFGRTLYVVQNRQNAIDVFTLAPDGTSGVFRRRITDPDFDVPTTVAAYRDRLYLPNARFTTTPTPTTTYDLVAVAR from the coding sequence GTGGCACCCACGCATCGCTCCTTCGCACATGGCCCCACCCGCCGCAGACTCCTCACGGCCGGTGCCGCGACCGCCGGTGCCGTGCTCGCCGGGGCCACGACGGCCTCGGCCTCCGGGAAGTCCTGGCCGACCGTGATCCCGCTGCCCGACGGCTTCCGCCCGGAGGGCATCACCATCGGCGGCGGGCCCTACGCCTACCTCGGCTCGCTCGGCGACGGCTCGATCTACCGGGCCGACCTGCGCACCGGCAAGGGCGGCATCATCTCGACCGGGCCCGGCACGCCCTCCGTCGGCCTCAAACTCGACGACCGGGGACGGCTGTTCGTCGCCGGACGCGGCCAGGGCGCCCGGGTCGTCGACGCCCGCAGCGGCGCGATCATCGCGTCCTACGTCCTCACCACGGCGACCCCGACCTTCGCCAACGATGTGTTCCTGACCCCCCGCACGGCCTGGTTCACCGACTCCTACCAGCCCGCGCTCTACGCCCTGCCGCTCGGCCGGCGCGGCGCGCTGCCGGACGCGGACGACATCGTGACGCTCACCCTGAGCGGCGACTGGAGCCAGGTCCCCGGCGAGGTCGTCAACGCCAACGGCATCACCCGCACCCCTGACGGCTCGGCCCTGCTGGTCGTGCAGTCCGGGGTCGGCGCCCTGCACCGGGTGGACCCGAAGACCGGCGTCACCAAGATCGTCGACCTCGGTGACGCGGCCCCGCTCACCAACGGCGACGGCCTGCTGCTGTTCGGGCGGACGCTGTACGTCGTCCAGAACCGGCAGAACGCGATCGACGTGTTCACGCTCGCGCCGGACGGCACCAGCGGAGTCTTCCGGCGCCGCATCACCGACCCGGACTTCGACGTGCCGACCACGGTCGCCGCGTACCGGGACCGGCTCTACCTGCCCAACGCACGGTTCACCACGACGCCGACGCCGACGACCACGTACGACCTGGTCGCTGTGGCGCGCTGA
- a CDS encoding nucleoside phosphorylase — MPHDLLPVTRIPRTGLPAHAIVVGDPARAALVAALLDGAEEVSYHREYRVFSGSWKGLPVTVASHGVGAPGAILLFQELADAGVHTFLRFGTAGAMKPGIGDGDLVIAEAAVRDDGVTHQLLPPEYPAVSSPEAVFALQRAAREAGAPHHRGIVWTRAAFQPGLLPLFPYGGAGLAAIEMELSALLVTASLRGLVAGGVLVVDGANADELVDEQGTGGYDPHREVVAAGVERGAVVSLQALRLLAEQLP, encoded by the coding sequence ATGCCCCATGATCTGCTGCCCGTCACCCGAATACCCCGCACCGGCCTCCCCGCGCACGCGATCGTCGTCGGCGACCCGGCGCGCGCGGCCCTCGTCGCCGCTCTGCTCGACGGCGCCGAGGAGGTCTCGTACCACCGCGAATACCGTGTCTTCAGCGGGAGTTGGAAGGGCCTGCCGGTCACCGTCGCCTCGCACGGAGTGGGCGCTCCGGGCGCGATCCTGCTGTTCCAGGAGCTGGCCGACGCGGGCGTGCACACCTTTCTGCGGTTCGGTACGGCGGGCGCGATGAAGCCGGGCATCGGCGACGGCGATCTGGTCATCGCCGAGGCGGCCGTACGCGACGACGGGGTCACCCACCAGCTGCTGCCGCCCGAGTACCCGGCGGTCTCCTCCCCCGAGGCGGTGTTCGCCCTCCAGCGCGCGGCACGCGAGGCGGGCGCCCCGCACCACCGGGGCATCGTGTGGACGCGGGCCGCGTTCCAGCCGGGGCTGCTGCCCCTCTTCCCGTACGGCGGCGCGGGGCTCGCGGCGATCGAGATGGAGCTGTCCGCGCTGCTGGTGACGGCCTCGCTGCGCGGCCTTGTGGCCGGGGGTGTGCTGGTCGTGGACGGTGCCAACGCCGACGAACTCGTCGACGAACAGGGCACCGGCGGATACGACCCCCACCGGGAGGTCGTGGCGGCGGGCGTCGAAAGAGGTGCCGTCGTATCCCTTCAGGCGCTGCGGCTGCTGGCGGAGCAGTTGCCCTGA
- the glpK gene encoding glycerol kinase GlpK codes for MTDAHTAGPFIAAIDQGTTSSRCIVFDRDGRIVSVDQKEHEQIFPKPGWVEHNATEIWTNVQEVVAGAVSKAGITRDDIKAIGITNQRETTVLWDKNTGEPVHNAIVWQDTRTDALCKELGRNVGQDRFRRETGLPLASYFAGPKARWLLDNVDGLKERAEAGDILFGTMDSWVIWNLTGGVNGGHHVTDVTNASRTMLMNLHTMAWDEKIAESIGVPLAILPEIRSSSEVYGEIKGGKLGDLLGGIPVASALGDQQAALFGQTCFSEGEVKSTYGTGTFMVMNTGDKIINSYAGLLTTVGYKIGDQPTVYALEGSIAVTGSLVQWMRDQMGLISTAAEIETLALSVEDNGGAYFVPAFSGLFAPHWRSDARGVIAGLTRYVTKAHLARAVLEATAWQTREIADAMVKDSGDELVALKVDGGMTSNNLLMQTLSDFLDAPVVRPMVAETTCLGAAYAAGLAVGFWAGTDELRANWRRAAEWTPRMDADTRDREYKSWLKAVERTMGWIEDDEN; via the coding sequence GTGACCGACGCGCACACCGCCGGGCCGTTCATCGCCGCCATCGACCAGGGCACCACCTCCAGCCGCTGCATCGTCTTCGACCGGGACGGCCGTATCGTCTCCGTCGACCAGAAGGAGCACGAGCAGATCTTCCCGAAGCCGGGCTGGGTGGAGCACAACGCCACCGAGATCTGGACCAACGTCCAGGAGGTCGTCGCCGGAGCCGTCTCCAAGGCCGGCATCACCCGCGACGACATCAAGGCCATCGGCATCACCAACCAGCGCGAGACGACCGTGCTGTGGGACAAGAACACCGGTGAGCCCGTCCACAACGCCATCGTCTGGCAGGACACCCGTACCGACGCGCTCTGCAAGGAACTCGGCCGCAACGTCGGCCAGGACCGCTTCCGCCGCGAGACCGGCCTCCCCCTCGCCTCCTACTTCGCCGGGCCCAAGGCCCGCTGGCTGCTCGACAACGTCGACGGCCTGAAGGAGCGCGCCGAGGCGGGCGACATCCTCTTCGGCACCATGGACAGCTGGGTCATCTGGAACCTGACCGGCGGTGTGAACGGCGGCCATCACGTCACCGACGTCACCAACGCCTCCCGCACCATGCTGATGAACCTCCACACCATGGCGTGGGACGAGAAGATCGCCGAGTCGATCGGCGTCCCGCTGGCGATCCTCCCCGAGATCCGCTCCTCCTCCGAGGTGTACGGCGAGATCAAGGGCGGCAAGCTGGGCGACCTGCTCGGCGGCATCCCGGTCGCGTCCGCGCTCGGCGACCAGCAGGCGGCCCTGTTCGGCCAGACCTGTTTCTCCGAGGGCGAGGTCAAGTCGACCTACGGCACCGGCACCTTCATGGTGATGAACACCGGTGACAAGATCATCAACTCGTACGCGGGACTGCTGACCACCGTCGGCTACAAGATCGGTGACCAGCCGACCGTCTACGCCCTCGAGGGCTCGATCGCCGTCACCGGCTCGCTGGTGCAGTGGATGCGCGACCAGATGGGCCTGATCTCCACCGCCGCCGAGATCGAGACGCTCGCGCTCTCGGTCGAGGACAACGGCGGGGCCTACTTCGTGCCGGCCTTCTCCGGCCTGTTCGCCCCGCACTGGCGGTCCGACGCCCGCGGTGTGATCGCCGGTCTGACCCGGTACGTCACCAAGGCGCACCTCGCGCGCGCCGTCCTGGAGGCCACCGCCTGGCAGACCCGGGAGATCGCCGACGCGATGGTCAAGGACTCCGGCGACGAGCTGGTGGCCCTCAAGGTCGACGGCGGCATGACCTCCAACAACCTGCTGATGCAGACGCTCTCGGACTTCCTGGACGCCCCCGTGGTGCGCCCGATGGTCGCCGAGACCACTTGCCTCGGCGCCGCCTACGCCGCCGGTCTCGCCGTCGGCTTCTGGGCCGGCACCGACGAACTGCGCGCCAACTGGCGGCGGGCCGCCGAGTGGACCCCCCGCATGGACGCGGACACCCGCGACCGTGAGTACAAGAGCTGGCTCAAGGCCGTCGAGCGGACCATGGGCTGGATCGAGGACGACGAGAACTGA
- a CDS encoding glycerol-3-phosphate dehydrogenase/oxidase, producing the protein MTSQSTLQSVPALGTRPASGFNPSRAETREQLAKASYDLLVIGGGILGISTAWHAAQSGLRVALVDAGDFAGATSSASSKLLHGGLRYLQTGAVKLVAENHFERRAVSRQVAPHLANPLTFYLPVYKGGPHGAAKLGAGVFAYSALSAFGDGVGHLLSPAKAQQDVPELRTENLRAVAVYGDDQMNDARMALMTVRAAAEAGAVVLNHAEVTGLRFTKGRVTGAELKDRTTGDEFGVSARLVLNATGPWVDHLRKMEDPNAAPSIRLSKGAHLVLKRTSPWKAALATPIDKYRITFALPWEDMLLLGTTDEEFEGDPADVSVNDKDIAQILDEAAFSIRDQQLDRDLITYAFAGLRVLPGGPGDTAKAKRETVVTEGRGGMLSVAGGKWTTFRHIGRTVMKKLEALPGHPLGDDFEPIASLPKKLPLPGVANPRAIAHRLLTDRPAPGPRMGADTAKHLATHYGSLAFDIARLANESPELGERVHPDAPEIWAQVVYARDNEWAQTTDDVLRRRTTLTIRGLATDDVRAKVQDLLDKK; encoded by the coding sequence ATGACCAGTCAGTCCACCCTGCAGTCCGTGCCTGCCCTCGGGACGCGCCCGGCTTCCGGCTTCAACCCGAGCCGCGCCGAGACCCGGGAGCAGCTCGCCAAGGCGTCGTACGACCTTCTCGTGATCGGCGGCGGCATCCTGGGCATCTCCACCGCCTGGCACGCCGCGCAGTCCGGGCTCAGGGTGGCGCTGGTCGACGCCGGCGACTTCGCCGGCGCCACGTCCTCCGCCTCCTCCAAGCTGCTCCACGGCGGTCTGCGCTATCTGCAGACCGGCGCGGTGAAGCTGGTGGCGGAGAACCACTTCGAGCGCCGTGCGGTCTCCCGCCAGGTGGCCCCCCACCTGGCGAACCCGCTCACCTTCTACCTCCCCGTGTACAAGGGGGGCCCGCACGGCGCGGCCAAGCTGGGCGCGGGCGTGTTCGCGTACTCGGCGCTCTCCGCCTTCGGCGACGGCGTCGGCCATCTGCTCTCCCCCGCCAAGGCCCAGCAGGACGTGCCGGAGCTGCGCACCGAGAACCTCAGGGCCGTGGCCGTGTACGGCGACGACCAGATGAACGACGCCCGCATGGCTCTGATGACGGTCCGCGCGGCTGCCGAGGCGGGCGCGGTCGTCCTCAACCACGCCGAGGTGACCGGGCTGCGCTTCACCAAGGGCCGGGTGACGGGCGCGGAGCTGAAGGACCGCACGACCGGCGACGAGTTCGGCGTCAGCGCCCGTCTCGTGCTGAACGCGACCGGTCCCTGGGTCGATCACCTGCGCAAGATGGAGGACCCGAACGCGGCGCCGTCCATCCGGCTGTCGAAGGGCGCGCACCTGGTCCTGAAGCGGACCTCGCCATGGAAGGCCGCGCTCGCGACCCCGATCGACAAGTACCGGATCACCTTCGCCCTCCCCTGGGAGGACATGCTGCTGCTCGGTACGACGGACGAGGAGTTCGAGGGCGACCCGGCGGACGTGTCCGTCAACGACAAGGACATAGCCCAGATCCTCGACGAGGCCGCGTTCTCCATCCGCGACCAGCAGCTCGACCGTGACCTGATCACCTACGCCTTCGCGGGCCTGCGGGTGCTGCCGGGCGGCCCCGGCGACACGGCCAAGGCCAAGCGCGAGACCGTGGTGACCGAGGGCCGGGGCGGGATGCTGTCGGTCGCGGGCGGCAAGTGGACGACCTTCCGGCACATCGGCCGTACGGTCATGAAGAAGCTGGAGGCGCTTCCGGGGCACCCCCTCGGCGACGACTTCGAGCCGATCGCCTCCCTGCCGAAGAAGCTGCCGCTGCCGGGCGTCGCCAACCCGCGTGCGATAGCGCACCGGCTGCTGACGGACCGGCCGGCGCCGGGCCCGCGGATGGGTGCGGACACCGCGAAGCACCTGGCGACGCACTACGGTTCCCTGGCCTTCGACATCGCCCGGCTGGCGAACGAGAGCCCCGAACTGGGTGAGCGGGTCCACCCGGACGCCCCGGAGATCTGGGCACAGGTCGTGTACGCGCGGGACAACGAGTGGGCTCAGACGACGGACGATGTGCTGCGGCGCCGTACGACGTTGACGATCCGCGGGCTGGCCACGGACGACGTCCGGGCGAAGGTTCAGGACCTGCTCGACAAGAAGTAG
- a CDS encoding MIP/aquaporin family protein, protein MSSSDIFIGETIGTAILILLGGGVCAAVTLKASKARNAGWLAITFGWGFAVLTAVYTSAPLSGAHLNPAVTLALAIKDDDWSNVPTYWGGQLLGAMIGAALVWVAYYGQFHAHLTDKEIVGGPGAQATTAKAVEAREKGAGPVLGIFSTGPEIRVVWQNLATEIIGTVVLVLAILTQGLNAEGDGLGTLGALITALVVVSIGLSLGGPTGYAINPARDLGPRITHALLPLPNKGGSDWGYAWIPVVGPLIGGAIAAGIYNVAFA, encoded by the coding sequence GTGTCCAGCTCCGACATCTTCATCGGCGAGACCATCGGTACCGCCATACTCATCCTGCTGGGCGGTGGCGTCTGCGCCGCCGTCACGCTCAAGGCCTCCAAGGCCCGTAACGCCGGCTGGCTCGCCATCACCTTCGGGTGGGGTTTCGCCGTACTGACCGCCGTGTACACCTCCGCGCCGCTCTCCGGCGCCCACCTCAACCCGGCCGTGACCCTGGCGCTCGCGATCAAGGACGACGACTGGAGCAACGTTCCGACCTACTGGGGCGGACAGCTGCTCGGCGCGATGATCGGCGCGGCGCTCGTGTGGGTCGCCTACTACGGCCAGTTCCACGCGCACCTCACCGACAAGGAGATCGTCGGCGGTCCGGGCGCGCAGGCCACCACCGCCAAGGCCGTCGAGGCCCGCGAGAAGGGCGCAGGACCCGTCCTGGGCATCTTCTCCACCGGCCCGGAGATCCGGGTGGTGTGGCAGAACCTCGCCACGGAGATCATCGGCACCGTGGTGCTGGTGCTGGCCATCCTCACCCAGGGCCTGAACGCCGAAGGTGACGGCCTCGGCACGCTGGGCGCCCTGATCACCGCGCTGGTGGTCGTCTCGATCGGTCTGTCCCTCGGCGGCCCGACCGGCTACGCGATCAACCCGGCCCGTGACCTCGGTCCGCGTATCACGCACGCCCTCCTGCCCCTGCCCAACAAGGGCGGCTCCGACTGGGGTTACGCCTGGATCCCGGTGGTCGGTCCGCTGATCGGCGGCGCCATCGCGGCAGGCATCTACAACGTCGCTTTCGCTTAG
- a CDS encoding phospholipase, which translates to MHRRLSTGLAASALALITVTATAATATAVPADKPQVLSNWTQTSASSYNTWAAARANQSTWAAYEFNWSTDYCSSSPDNPFGFPFAMSCARHDFGYRNYKAAGAFDANKARLDSAFYEDLKRVCNSYSGSTKTACTSTAWTYYQAVKAFG; encoded by the coding sequence ATGCACCGCAGACTCTCCACCGGTCTCGCCGCTTCGGCCCTTGCCCTGATCACCGTCACCGCAACTGCCGCCACCGCCACCGCGGTTCCCGCCGACAAGCCCCAGGTCCTCTCCAACTGGACCCAGACCAGCGCGTCGAGCTACAACACGTGGGCCGCCGCCCGCGCGAACCAGTCCACCTGGGCCGCCTACGAGTTCAACTGGTCCACCGACTACTGCTCCTCCTCCCCGGACAACCCCTTCGGCTTCCCCTTCGCCATGTCCTGCGCCCGGCACGACTTCGGCTACCGCAACTACAAGGCCGCGGGGGCGTTCGACGCCAACAAGGCCCGCCTCGACAGCGCCTTCTACGAGGACCTCAAGCGCGTGTGCAACAGCTACAGCGGCAGCACGAAGACCGCCTGCACCAGCACGGCCTGGACGTACTACCAGGCCGTGAAGGCCTTCGGCTGA
- a CDS encoding PAC2 family protein — translation MIELEGVPELIDPVMVAAFEGWNDAGDAASTAVAHLDREWKGEVFAALDAEDYYDFQVNRPTVWMDAGVRKITWPTTRLSVVRIGGEKPRDLVLVRGIEPSMRWRSFCNEILGFAHELGVELVVILGALLGDTPHTRPVPISGTTSDADLARRMDLEETKYEGPTGIVGVLQEACTHAGVPAVSLWAAVPHYVSQPPNPKATLALLNRLEDLIDVRIPLGELPEDARAWQVGVDQLAAEDTEVAEYVQTLEEARDTAELPEASGEAIAREFERYLRRRDTPGGHATEGGEGTPFLKDRGDGPGGRAKPPKPQKPETETDEEDSSED, via the coding sequence GTGATCGAGCTCGAGGGGGTTCCCGAGCTGATCGACCCGGTCATGGTGGCCGCGTTCGAGGGCTGGAACGATGCCGGCGACGCCGCCTCCACCGCGGTCGCGCATCTGGACAGGGAGTGGAAGGGCGAGGTGTTCGCGGCGCTGGACGCCGAGGACTACTACGACTTCCAGGTGAACCGCCCCACCGTGTGGATGGACGCCGGAGTGCGCAAGATCACGTGGCCGACGACAAGGTTGTCGGTGGTGCGGATCGGCGGTGAGAAGCCCCGCGATCTCGTCCTCGTCCGCGGTATCGAACCGTCCATGCGATGGCGCTCGTTCTGCAACGAGATCCTCGGCTTCGCCCACGAACTGGGCGTGGAACTGGTGGTCATCCTGGGCGCCCTGCTCGGTGACACCCCGCACACGCGTCCGGTCCCGATCAGCGGGACGACGTCCGACGCCGACCTGGCCCGGCGGATGGACCTGGAGGAGACCAAGTACGAGGGCCCCACGGGCATCGTCGGCGTCCTCCAGGAGGCGTGCACCCACGCCGGCGTGCCGGCCGTGTCGCTGTGGGCGGCCGTCCCGCACTACGTGTCGCAGCCGCCCAACCCGAAGGCGACGCTGGCCCTCCTCAACCGCCTCGAGGACCTGATCGACGTACGCATCCCGCTGGGCGAGCTGCCCGAGGACGCGCGCGCCTGGCAGGTGGGCGTGGATCAGCTGGCCGCCGAGGACACCGAGGTCGCCGAGTACGTGCAGACGCTGGAGGAGGCCCGGGACACCGCCGAGCTGCCGGAGGCGTCGGGCGAGGCGATCGCCCGCGAGTTCGAGCGGTATCTGCGGCGCCGGGACACTCCGGGCGGCCACGCCACGGAGGGCGGAGAGGGCACGCCGTTCCTCAAGGACCGGGGTGACGGCCCCGGCGGTCGCGCCAAGCCGCCGAAGCCCCAGAAGCCGGAGACGGAGACGGACGAAGAGGATTCGTCCGAGGACTGA